The Paenibacillus sp. FSL H7-0357 nucleotide sequence CAAGCTGATTAATTTTATCTCCTACATCGGGATTTCGGTGCCATTATTCTGGCTGGCCATTTTGCTAATGTACTTATTTGCCATTAAACTGCATCTGCTGCCGAGTATGGGGATGCGTACGATTGGCGTGGAATCGGCAGTTGATGTGCTGAAGCACGGGATTTTGCCTTGCTCTGTTCTGGCTTTTGGTTTTCTCGCCACATACGTGCGCTACATCCGCTCCAGCACCATCGGACAGCTTAAAGAGGAATATGTGCAGATTCAGTATGCTTTTGGCTCGAAGAAGTCGACGATACTGTTTCGTCATGTTATGAAGCATGTACTGCTGCCTGTAATTACGCTGCTCGGCATGTCCATGGGCGATCTGGTGGCAGGGGCGATCGTGACGGAGACGGTATTTTCCTGGCCGGGCATCGGGTCGCTGGGAATGACGGCAGTCAAGGGAATGGATTACCCGGTCATTATGGGGATCACGCTATTCTCTTCCCTGATGCTGATTATCGGCAATCTGGTGGCAGATATTCTCTATAGCTTCGTTGATCCGAGAATTAAATTAAAGGGGTGACCTCATGAATCGCAGTAAATGGAAAAATCTAAAATCAGAGCTGTTTACGAACGGTCTGGGTGTCGCCGCTCTCGTAATATTGATTGTATTTACCCTTGGAGCCATTTTCGCCTTCCTGTCCGGCTATGATCCCAATGCAATGGATGCGATGGCGAGACTAACTCCGCCGGGGGCCGCCCATTGGTTTGGAACGGATGACTATGGACGGGATTATCTGGCCAGAGCGTTGTACGGCGGCCGCGTGTCCCTGCTGGTTGGCTTCGCCTCGATGGTTGTGGCAACCGTCATTGGGGTAACAGTGGGCGTAATCAGCGGCTATTTCGGCGGCTGGCTGGATAATCTCCTGATGCGTATGCTGGACGTTATCATGTCGATTCCTTCCTTCCTGATTCTGCTGCTGCTCAGCGTGTTTCTGAAACCAAGCGTCAGCAACATTATCATCATTATTGCGCTCCTGATGTGGATGAATGTAGCCCGGGTTATCCGTGCGGAGGCGATGACGATCAAGGAACGCGAATATGTGCTGTACGCCAAGGCGTCGGGACAAAGCGCCACAGGCATTATCTGGCGGCATATTCTTCCCGGTCTGGTGCCGGTCATTATTGTAGGGGCAACGAACAACATTGCTTCGGCCATTATGATGGAATCCTCGCTTAGCTTTCTCGGCTTCGGCGTACAGCCGCCGAATGCCACCTGGGGCAGCATGCTGAACAGCGCGCAGGGCTATATTGCCCAGGCGCCTTACTTGGCGCTGTTTCCCGGGCTGATGATTTTGTTAACCGTACTGAGCTTTAATGTGCTGGGTGATATTTTGCGGGTTGGCTTTGAACCGAAGCTGATCCGGAGATAGGAGAGTGAAGACATCATGACGCAGAGGCTGCTGTCTGTTGAGGATTTGCAAGTATCGTTCTCTACCCGCGATGGGGAGAATCAGGCGGTCCGGGGAGTCAGCTTTCATATAGATGCCGGTGAAACTGTGGGAATCGTCGGGGAATCCGGGAGTGGTAAAAGTGTCACGGCCAAGGCGATTATGTCCCT carries:
- a CDS encoding ABC transporter permease, which encodes MRQLILRRLLQTIPMLFFVSVVCFTMIKLAPGDPVLSFVTPNMHADDIERIRHNLGLDKPAYIQYFIWIKEIAQGDFGYSLVNHQPVLDQILDRLPATAGLMGSAILLAVLLAIPLGLIAGANRNRWADKLINFISYIGISVPLFWLAILLMYLFAIKLHLLPSMGMRTIGVESAVDVLKHGILPCSVLAFGFLATYVRYIRSSTIGQLKEEYVQIQYAFGSKKSTILFRHVMKHVLLPVITLLGMSMGDLVAGAIVTETVFSWPGIGSLGMTAVKGMDYPVIMGITLFSSLMLIIGNLVADILYSFVDPRIKLKG
- a CDS encoding ABC transporter permease; amino-acid sequence: MNRSKWKNLKSELFTNGLGVAALVILIVFTLGAIFAFLSGYDPNAMDAMARLTPPGAAHWFGTDDYGRDYLARALYGGRVSLLVGFASMVVATVIGVTVGVISGYFGGWLDNLLMRMLDVIMSIPSFLILLLLSVFLKPSVSNIIIIIALLMWMNVARVIRAEAMTIKEREYVLYAKASGQSATGIIWRHILPGLVPVIIVGATNNIASAIMMESSLSFLGFGVQPPNATWGSMLNSAQGYIAQAPYLALFPGLMILLTVLSFNVLGDILRVGFEPKLIRR